A window of Mycolicibacterium madagascariense genomic DNA:
CTCGAGCGTGGCGTTCACCTCGGTGGGATGGTGGGCGTAGTCGTCGAACACCCGGACCCCCGCCGCCGTCCCCACCGACTCGAAGCGACGGCGGACGCCCTCGAACGCGGCGAGCCCGTCGAGTACGGTCACCACGTCCGCCCCGGCCCGTGTCGCCGCCAGCAGCGCCCCGAGGGCGTTGAGGGCCATGTGCCTGCCGGGGACCGCGAGCCGCATGCCCCGCGGTTGCGCGTCGCCCGCGAGCTGCACGGTCGCGACGCTGCCGGTGCCCTGCTGCTCCCACTTCACCAGCGCCGCAGCCAGATTCGCGTCGGCACCGTCGTCGCGCGGGGTGCCGTAGCGGAGCACCAGGACCCCGTCGGCCGCGGCGCGGTCGGCCAGCGCCGCCGCCCCGGGATCGTCGACGCACACGACGAGGGCGCCACCCGGGCGCAACCGCGCGACGAAGCGGTCGAACACCGACGCGTAGGCCTGCGCACTGCCGAAGAAGTCGAGGTGGTCGGCCTCGACGTTGGTGACGACCGCGACGTCGGGGGTGTACTCCAGCAGCGAGCCGTCGCTCTCGTCGGCCTCGGCGACGAAGCATTCGCCGCTGCCGTAGTGGGCGTTGGTGCCCGCCTCGCCGAGGTCGCCACCGACCGCGAACGACGGATCGAACCCGCTGCGCTGCAACGCCACGATCACCATCGACGTGGTGGTCGTCTTGCCGTGGGTGCCGGTCACCATCACCGTCGTGTAGCCGTCCATCAACCGGGCCAGCACCTCGGGGCGCAGGATGACCGGAATTCCCCGGCGCCGCGCCTCGACCAACTCGGGATTGTCCTTGGGGATGGCGGCATGCGTGCTGACGACGACGGTGGGCCCACCGGGCAGCATGTCCAGCGACGACGCGTCGTGACCGATCCGCACCTGGGCGCCGCGGGCCCGCAAGGCCGCCACGCCCCGCGACTCCTTCGCGTCGGACCCCGAGACCTCCCCGCCCCGGTCCAGCAGGATGCGGGCGATGCCCGACATGCCCGCGCCGCCGATGCCGACCATGTGCACGCGCTGCAGTTGCGGCGGCAGCACCCGCGGTGTCATCGCGACGCCCCCCGGACCTGGCTGGCGACCTCGAGTGCCACTTCGGCGACCCGGCGCGCGGCGTCGGGGTGGCCGGCGAGCGTGGCCGCGGTCGTCATGTCGGACAGGCGCTGGGGGTCCCCGAGCAGCACGCGGACGGTCTCGGCGACGAACGCCGAGGTCAGGTCGGCGTCGGACACCAGCATTCCGCCACCCGCACCGACGACCGGAAGCGCGTTGAGCCGCTGTTCGCCGTTGCCGATCGGCAGCGGAACGTACACCGCGGGCAGCCCGACGGCCGTCACCTCGGCCACCGTCATCGCGCCTGATCGACAGATCGCGAGGTCGGCGGCGGCGTAGGCGAGGTCCATCCGGCTGAGGTACGGCACCGCGACGTAGGGCGGGTCGCCGGGGGCCCGCTCGCGTAGGTCGAGCTCGTTCTTGGGCCCGT
This region includes:
- the murC gene encoding UDP-N-acetylmuramate--L-alanine ligase → MTPRVLPPQLQRVHMVGIGGAGMSGIARILLDRGGEVSGSDAKESRGVAALRARGAQVRIGHDASSLDMLPGGPTVVVSTHAAIPKDNPELVEARRRGIPVILRPEVLARLMDGYTTVMVTGTHGKTTTTSMVIVALQRSGFDPSFAVGGDLGEAGTNAHYGSGECFVAEADESDGSLLEYTPDVAVVTNVEADHLDFFGSAQAYASVFDRFVARLRPGGALVVCVDDPGAAALADRAAADGVLVLRYGTPRDDGADANLAAALVKWEQQGTGSVATVQLAGDAQPRGMRLAVPGRHMALNALGALLAATRAGADVVTVLDGLAAFEGVRRRFESVGTAAGVRVFDDYAHHPTEVNATLEALRDVAGHGRSLVVFQPHLYSRTQTFAAEFGQALSRADEVFVLDVYAAREQPIAGVSGASVAEHVTVAKRYVPDFSAVADLVAASARPGDVVVTMGAGDVTLLGAEILAAVQRRASRDVPGARPS